The following coding sequences lie in one Epinephelus moara isolate mb chromosome 17, YSFRI_EMoa_1.0, whole genome shotgun sequence genomic window:
- the LOC126403756 gene encoding RNA-binding protein 4.1-like — protein sequence MVKIFIGNLACNTSPEELRELFEKYGKVSECDIVKNYGFVHMNNMSEAEEAIRNLHQHQLNGWRMNVEMSKGRPKSTTKLHVSNLGEGVTADVLRAKFEEFGTVVECDIVKDYAFIHMERVEDAMDAIDKLDNVAYKGKLMSVQLSTSRLRTAPGMGDHTGCYVCGKHGHWSKDCPVGRNGSHGDGERGRSGRGPPRGPPGYGRGSYGMASPPEADYMGGSAYSRASYGLPPPPRRPSGYGYELGDRYAGRAPGSYAERSSAYDRDRLYSSVDLYEKYRPRSYGSSYFEERRMSYLPPPPPPPSSLSKLSSSVDPYDRRPPASSAAAAAAYYARDRSPIRRVPVSSAGYAYERTRLSPVSGSRSSYAVARPKDHYAPRYAPY from the exons atggtgaaaatatttattGGCAACCTTGCCTGCAATACGTCACCTGAGGAGCTGCGGGAACTCTTcgagaagtatggaaaagtcTCAGAATGTGACATTGTCAAAAACTATGGGTTTGTACATATGAACAACATGTCTGAAGCAGAGGAGGCCATCCGAAACCTCCACCAGCACCAGCTGAATGGCTGGCGCATGAATGTGGAGATGAGCAAAGGGAGGCCCAAGTCCACCACCAAACTGCACGTCAGCAACCTTGGTGAAGGAGTCACCGCTGATGTTCTACGTGCTAAGTTTGAAGAGTTTGGCACAGTGGTGGAGTGTGACATAGTGAAGGACTACGCCTTCATTCACATGGAGCGAGTGGAGGATGCTATGGATGCCATTGATAAGCTGGACAACGTGGCCTACAAAG GCAAGCTGATGAGCGTACAGCTGTCCACCAGTCGGCTTCGCACTGCCCCGGGAATGGGAGATCATACCGGCTGCTATGTCTGCGGGAAACATGGTCACTGGTCGAAAGATTGTCCTGTCGGTCGGAACGGTAGCCACGGTGACGGTGAAAGAGGTCGCAGCGGCCGGGGCCCCCCACGCGGTCCCCCGGGTTACGGCAGGGGCAGCTACGGGATGGCCTCACCTCCAGAAGCTGATTACATGGGTGGCTCTGCGTATAGTCGGGCTAGTTATGGCCTGCCGCCTCCCCCTCGCAGGCCTAGTGGTTATGGCTATGAGCTGGGGGATCGGTACGCCGGTAGAGCACCAGGCTCCTATGCTGAGAGGTCATCAGCTTATGATCGTGACCGTCTCTATAGCAGTGTTGACCTTTATGAGAAATACAGACCTCGCTCTTATGGCTCAAGCTATTTCGAGGAGCGTCGCATGTCCTAtctcccccctcccccacctcccccttcctccctctcaaAGCTTTCCTCCAGTGTAGATCCATATGACCGTCGGCCTCCAGCTTCATCGGCCGCCGCAGCTGCCGCATACTATGCACGAGACCGCAGCCCGATCAGACGAGTACCAGTCTCCTCAGCAGGCTACGCCTATGAGCGAACACGGCTGTCACCGGTGTCAGGCTCCAGGAGTTCCTATGCTGTCGCACGACCCAAGGATCATTATGCGCCGCGCTATGCGCCTTACTAA
- the LOC126403754 gene encoding RNA-binding protein 4.1-like isoform X2 encodes MVKIFIGNLSPDTTSDELRSLFSQYGKIGECSIVKNFGFVHMDDKAEAEEAISNLHHYELNGQPMNVELSRGKSRGSTKLHVGNIACTNQELRAKFEEFGSVLECDIVKNYAFVHMERMEDAMEAINQLDNTAFKGDLLGWA; translated from the coding sequence ATGGTGAAAATATTCATCGGGAATCTGTCACCAGACACAACATCAGATGAACTTCGCTCTCTCTTCTCCCAGTATGGCAAGATTGGAGAATGCAGTATTGTCAAGAACTTTGGCTTTGTGCACATGGATGACAAAGCAGAGGCAGAAGAAGCCATCAGCAACCTCCACCATTATGAGCTGAACGGCCAGCCTATGAATGTAGAATTGAGTCGTGGCAAGTCAAGAGGATCCACTAAACTACATGTTGGCAACATTGCCTGTACCAACCAGGAGCTGAGGGCCAAGTTTGAAGAGTTTGGTTCTGTGCTGGAGTGTGACATAGTAAAGAACTATGCTTTTGTTCACATGGAACGAATGGAGGATGCGATGGAGGCCATTAATCAGTTAGACAACACAGCTTTTAAAGGTGACCTCTTGGGCTGGGCTTAA